The Pseudomonadota bacterium genomic interval CCCCGCCGCGAGCAACGCGCGCAGCGCGGTCGACGAGACATCCAGCGCCGTCGTGTCGACGGACACAATGCCCCCGCAGGGTCGCCCGCGCGCGGCCTCGGCCGTCAGGCCGTGCTCGGCCAGCAGCGCCGCCGCAAAGGCATTGAGCGCGTAGCCCGGTCGGCGCATCAGCGCCAGGTGCGCCAGCCCCAGCAGTTCGGACCAGCGGTGCCAGCGGTCCAGGCCATTGAGGCTGTCGACCCCGAGCAGAAAATAGAGCTCGGCGTCGGGGTGTTCGCCACGCAGCGCACCGAGCGTGTCCACGGTGTAGGACGGCACGTCGCGGCGCATCTCCCGGTCGTCGAGCACGAAGGCCGCCACGGCATCGACGGCCAGCGTGACCATGTCGGCCCGCAGTGCGCTCGAGCGCTCCGGTTGCGGTCGATGCGGGGTCAGGTGGCAGGGCACAAACCGCACCTCGTCGAGCGCGAGCGCGTGGCAGACGTCGAGCGCCGGTCGAAGGTGACCGACGTGGATCGGGTCGAAGGTGCCTCCGAGCACACCGATCCGTCTCCCGCCAGCCACACCGGCCGGTCGCTGATTCACGCGGCCCGCACCGCGTCAGGCACCGCGTGTCTGGCCGTCGCCGTAGACCACGAATTTCTGCGTGGTCAGGCCCTCGACACCCACCGGACCGCGCGCGTGCAACTTGCCGGTGCTGATGCCGATCTCGGCGCCCAGCCCGTATTCGAAGCCGTCGGCGAAACAGGTCGGCGCATTGACCATCACCGACGCGGAGTCGACCTCGCGCACGAAGCGGTCG includes:
- the nadD gene encoding nicotinate-nucleotide adenylyltransferase; this encodes MNQRPAGVAGGRRIGVLGGTFDPIHVGHLRPALDVCHALALDEVRFVPCHLTPHRPQPERSSALRADMVTLAVDAVAAFVLDDREMRRDVPSYTVDTLGALRGEHPDAELYFLLGVDSLNGLDRWHRWSELLGLAHLALMRRPGYALNAFAAALLAEHGLTAEAARGRPCGGIVSVDTTALDVSSTALRALLAAGHDPKYLVPDSVREFLLNRTEYQE